The sequence below is a genomic window from Phoenix dactylifera cultivar Barhee BC4 chromosome 8, palm_55x_up_171113_PBpolish2nd_filt_p, whole genome shotgun sequence.
ACTAATAATTTTTTCGACTGCGGACAAAGCGTTTCAAACCCAACGAGCCAAGAAAAATGAAAAGCCGAATGACCGCAACACCCCAACCAAATACCAAACGGCCGTCGTTGGCGGCCTACCACCATGGCTTGTATCTCACCTGGACCTAATTTTTCTTAACTGACGCATCCAATCGCGCTGAAATAAAAGCTATTGGCCATTTAGTCAGTTAGTATTATACTATTATATTAAAGAGTGGAAAATGGTAGGCCTTAAAGCATTCCAAACTCGTTTCAACATCCATCTATACATAACTCAAAACGGTTATTACTTGTTTCAACCATGgatttatgtaaaaaaaaaaggtgtgtgtatatatatatatatatattcgttttttttttttgatacaaaagGAAGCGGAGTGCCActcataaaaaaaacaaaaaaggaaaaacgtGCCACccataaaaaaaagagggaaaaatgtGACTTGCAAATGATGGGAAATACGAAGTGCAACTGTTCTTCCAGTGGCAGTAACTACAATTTAAGGCGCAGTAAATCGAATTTAATTGGTGGGTCAGGTAGATTCGTTCGAAGCAGTGATAAATGTGATCGTTGGAATTTGATACATATACACCATTGTTTCATAGAAGACAAAAAAGAGTGTATTTATCAAAAAGCCTGGCAGGAAATCCGCACCGGCTCGTCTATCAGTGGGAGCGCAGGCGGCACATGACATGCTTCTGCCCTTTTCTAGAACCGTTTTCGTCTCGGAGACGGGCAGAACTCTGTCACGCCGCAGGGTCCTCACCTTTCTCCATATATAGGCCTCTCGAGCTTCCCAAATGCCTTACCAAttctcccccttcctcctcctcctcctcctcctccactggCTTGGGGGCTTATCAGGAGTTTTAGCTGATAAGCCACAATTATATGGTTTATTTTTGGGCAAAGGATTCATCTTCTTTGCTGCATTTggtctctttttcttgtcttgaAGGGTAATTATATCCCTGTTTCCTTCTTTCCTAGTTGTGCGAGGGGCGTGAGAGAGGGTTTATTTGATAAACGAGCTATGGCTGGTGGTCTTGCTCTGCTGCTTCATGTGATGCTAGTTCTGGTGCCCTTTGCTGTGGCTGGGCATGACTATGGGAAGGCTCTTAGCAAGAGCATTCTCTTCTTTGAGGCCCAGAGATCCGGGTACCTTCCCAGCAACCAGAGGGTCACTTGGAGAGCTAATTCTGGGCTCCTCGATGGAAAGGCCAACGGGGTACggccccacctctctctctctctctctctaacacgCACAAAAATCTCTGCTCTCCTTGTGTATAATTTTGATgccatttctttttcttggtcTGATAACTATGTCTATGGACATTACAAAAAGTGAACTTACTGAGCCATAACAAATATTTTCTCTCTCACTTTCTTCACTTGGCTTGCGGCCATTATCCTCTGCTTTTTAAAACGTTGCGCTAAAACGTTTTATTTACAATGTACAAAAGTGCACCATCTTATTACGTTGGGTCCAACTGTTAACATATAGTTTGTACCTTAAATTTGAATACAGGGGAGGAAAGAGCATCAGGTGTCTCTCTTCTCCGTTCAAgctcccttttattttttttctccctgaTTGGTTTCTTTTGTTGTGAAAACAGGTAAATCTTGTTGGTGGATACTATGATGCAGGAGACAATGTGAAATTTGGGCTGCCCATGGCCTTCACCATCACCATGATGTCTTGGAGCATTGTGGAGTATGGCAAACAGATGGCTGGCAGCGGAGAGCTAGGTCATGCCATGGATGCTGTGAAGTGGGGAACGGACTACCTCATTAAAGCCCACCCAGAGCCCAATGTTCTATATGGAGAGGTGGGTgcccttctttcctttcttatgaCCCTTGCTTATGGCATCAGTTTAGTTCAAGTACCAGACATGGGAATCCTGAATAGTCCTAAGAATGCCATTGTTTCACTTTGCTGTCGAACATTTATCTCTGGAGGAAGCGAGTGTTGGTTTGGGTGCCTTCCTATCTTTTGCTTCTTGTCTTACCCCTCGACTTGTTTCCCACACTAGAACGTTGGGGCACGTGACAAAACACGTGATTTTGTTGGGACCTGAAGGATTTCTCTAGTTTTCCTACTGAAAGTTAGGTAAAATCCTATCGATTTGTTTTAACTTGACTACTTCTCATGTGCGTCGGGAGTTCTTGGCTTGCCTCCTATGTTTTAACTTCATGCATTTTTCCCCTTAGCTTCATGGAAACAATTATTTAAAGTTTATTCAACAGGAAGGGCAAGATGGGGGTTCTAATTATCTAGGCACCTATTGCGAGGACTCTTATAATCATTCAAAGTTTTCGAAAACTACAGCATGGTTCAAGTAAGATCAAGTATAGATATTATTTTATGGTGTATTTAACTTTTTATAGACTAGATAATGTACAAAATCTAGCATTTCGTTGCTTTAATCTACGTTATTATCTCTCTATCCTAAATTATAATGTAAACGTGATATGATTCAACTACTTTCTCTTAACCAGACCCTGTTTGGAGAGAAACACACTTGTCTCGGTCTCTACCCTGTCCCACACTACCTCGAGTGTCTTTAGAATAGTTCCTGTAGTTCAATTATATCCGGTGGTTCGGTAATTCCGGTAAAAATAACCCTTCCCTTGCTCCATAAATTGCATCATCATTGGGGTTGTCTCAATGCCCTTAACCTTTGTTCCCCTAGGAAAAGCTCTCATTTGTGGTTGTTGGGTTGTCTCATCTCTGCTATGTTATACTAAACAACAGACATTCCAGCAAATTGAAAGTTCGAAGAAGCAAGCCTTTTCATCAGTCCATATCTATCCCTATCATGAGGGACATGACATCCCCCTTTACGTTGATTTGCTTCTAACAGTGATAgagttttttcttaaaaaattgaGAGTGATAGCTTGTCTCTTTGGTGATTCGTGCAGGTGGGCGATGGAAACACAGACCACTCCTGCTGGCAGCGGCCGGAGGACATGACAACCAGCCGCCAAGCCTACCGCATCGATGTCAACCACCCCGGGTCGGACCTCGCCGGAGAGAGCGCCGCTGCCATGGCTTCCGCCTCCCTTGTCTTCCGCCGCTCCGACCCGGCCTACTCCAACCAGCTCCTCACCCACGCCAAGCAGGTTCGAACCGAAACGGACCAAATCGAACCGTTTTCCCTTcgcataaaataaataaataaaaactcgGCGCACGTTGATATGAGCTTAGTGTGGAATGCTAACGTGCAAGCAAGTAACGTGGTACCGTATGATGGGACCCACGTGTTTCGTTTCCGTGACTGGCGGATCTGGGCCGTCCGGACCGGTATCTTTCTGAAATATGGACGGTTGGAGTCACGTGGCGAGACACGTCAGTACCGTTGTCCCTCGCGCGCGCGACTCCAAATGACGATTACGTCCTTGTTCTTTTACGCCATTTCCCCTTCGGCCGTCCAGTCTGAGGCCATAAAGGTCATTTAGTGTTCTCGTAGCCCAGTCGCTTCGTGATTCGCTCTTAAGATTCTAACCATCTGAGACGATACGGTGTTAGTTTTTTCTTGTAAATTTGAAGGGAGGTAACATGAAGTTTCTTCAACCTTTCGCTTTGTTTTCGCTCAGTTGTTCGAGTTCGCCGACAAGTACAGAGGCAAGTACGACAGCAGCATCACCGTCGCTCAAAAGTATTACCAATCTTACAGCGGATACGACGTAAGTTACAATTGAGAGGTCCACTTATCGGACGGAAGAGATCGATCATTCATTTACCTCATCTCGTTTGCGTTTTGATCATGGTTGCAGGATGAGTTGCTGTGGGCCGCGGCGTGGCTTTACCAGGCCACCAATGACCGTTACTACCTCGACTATTTGGCGAACAACGGCGATGCTCTGGGTGGGACCGGGTGGGGCATGGCCGAGTTTGGCTGGGATGTCAAATACGCTGGTGCTCAGGTTCTCGCCTCCAAGGTAAAATTTCGGGTGCTTCAATTTATATCAAGATGATTTTTTATTTGACTGGCTATTGATTCGGACCTTGTTTATAGCGTGACCCGTTTTGCCACGTTTGATTAGCTCCCTTGGTTTTATTCGTAGCCCACCATTTCCTCCGCCCAAGCCTAACTAGGCCCAATCATACCCGGCTCTTAACTAATTGGGCCAGAGTGGCAGCTTGGGCTTTTGCATATATTTAGCCCAACCCACTGGAACCACGGTATTCGCGAGTAGTTGCCTGTAACGGCTCCTTCTTGGCCCTTTTAAAAGTTGTGATCTGAAAGTGTTCGAAAGTTTGCGTCGTCGATAACGGTGCACTTTTTTTAATCCTAACTGCAAGTTCTTTGGCTGTTGTAGTTCCTTCTTCAAGGGAAGGCAGCCGAACATTCTTCAGTTTTGGAGAGGTACCAGCAGAAGGCGGAGTTGTTCATGTGCTCGTGCATCGGGAAAGGCAGCCGCAACGTGCAGAGGACCCCCGGCGGCCTGCTGTTCCGACAGAATTGGAACAACTTGCAATTTGCGACGAGCGCCTCTTTCCTGCTCACCGTTTACTCCGACTACCTTTCTTCTGCTGGGAAGACCGCACAGTGCTCTTCCGGGACTGCTACCCCCTCTGAGCTCCTTGCCTTTGCCAAGTCTCAGGTAATTTTACTTCAGAAATTACAAAACAAACTTCATCAAGCACCTGGCATAGTTACCTAAGTTGTAGGCCAGCTCTTCTATTACGAAGcacttgatattttagatccaTAAAAATCAGTACCATTATGGtagtctcattttttttttatgtgcaaATTTGTTACATGTCTCATGAGGTTCATATTTTGAGCGTTCCAAAGTCAGGAAGAACAGGGGATTTGTCTTTATGTAGTACTGGAAATTTGGAAACAATTAGATCGTTATGAGCTCTCCAAATTTCTGTCCTTCTCCTTGTGTACTACTATCTTTCCATTTAGTGTTCAACACTTGCAGAAAAGGGGAGTTCAGATACGCTGGATTTATGATGAATATATATACCAATCACCTTGTATGCACCTTCTCTCAGGTGGATTACATActtggagacaacccaagagctACGAGCTACATGGTGGGGTATGGAAGCACCTATCCACAGCAGGTCCACCACCGAGCATCCTCTATTGTGTCCATCAAGGTCAATCCATCGTTTGTGAGCTGCACCGGAGGATATGCCACTTGGTTCCGCCGCAAGGCCAGTGACCCCAACCTCCTCGATGGCGCCATTGTAGGTGGCCCGGATGCCTACGATAATTTTGCCGATGAGAGAGATAACTATGAGCAGACCGAGCCTGCGACCTACAACAATGCTCCCGTTCTCGGCGTATTGGCTCGCCTTAATGGTGGCAACGCTGGTTTCAATCAACTTCTTCCTGGTAGGCAGCCACTAAAGCATCATATGGTTTTTACGTGAGATTTAAATGAAGAGTAGTTCTTTGAAGGTTGTGCATTGTGCTTGCAGTGGCCGTTCCCACACCTAACGTGCCTGCGAAGAATGAAAAGCCGAAAACCTCACCTCAGCCTAAGCAGTCTCCTGCTCCAGGTATTTTTAGCTTTGCATGTTTTCACCATGGCTTAATCCCTGGATTTATAAGTTCACAGTGGACACCTTTTTAGGCAGAGTTGGTCATTTTATTATTACTCAACTTTCTTTTTATTGTTTGAGTGAGTAGAATTCGCTAATGGAGGTTCTTTTGTATCGTTCTCGATGCAGCTACTAAAGCTCCCTCGCCACTTACCGTTGAACAAAAGGCAACTACATCATGGATTGCCAAGGGTAGAACATACTACCGGTATTCTGTTGTGGTAACCAACAAATCATCGAAGACTGTAAAAGATCTCAACATTTCAATATCCAAGCTTTTTGGCCCGTTGTGGGGACTCAACAAGTCACGCTATGGTTACGGATTCCCGACATGGCTCAACTCCCTGTCTGCTGGCAAGAGCCTCGAGTTTGTGTACATCCACCCTGCTTCTCCAGCTGACGTCTGGATTTCTGGGTATAAGCTTGCCTGAAGATCGTCTGAAAGTGGAGAAGGATCAATCGAAGAAAACGTAGTGTTTGTGTAGGTTATAGAGTTACTGTTCAGGATGGTGTTTTCTCTGCCGCTGTGCGTTTGGTAAGAAGTCCTTGGATTGTATCAATAAGAGTGTGAATGGGGAGAAAGGAGTGAAGAGACAGGAATGGGAGTGCTCATCCTCTTTCTCCTCATCTTTTATTAGTCTATAGAGTTTCGGAGAGACCGAGTGGAAAATAGATGGGATGTGACTGGGCTTCTCAAATAGTTGGGAGTGTTCATCCTCCTTTTCCacattttcttcttgtttcctgttcttccttcttcacaAACTACCTGTGGTTGTAGTCACAGATGTAAGCTTCAAGCTTTCTTTGCTATATCAATGGAGATTGCGTAATATTGTGTTACAATCTGCCTCTCTTTTTCCTGCTTGGTTATCAAGTTggtaaattataaatatttttcatattttactAGTTCCGAATTTTATCTTCTGTTTCCTATCATTGGAGTTGTGTTGCTACCATTAGTTCGAGCTACATTTCACCGAGCACAAATGTCGATCATCTGGATCGCTCGATCAATTCATGTATAGTGTTTATAAATAACATCTTGCACAACATTTATGATCTAAGAATCAAACTGTACATTAAATTGAAAAAGGCGTTGATGCTTCGATCAGTTTTTGCAGAACCACGGGAATCACTGCAATGGATCTTATATGCACAAAATCAAATTGGTGCTGCTACATTTTGGAAATAGCCTATGCAAACGTGTTTCAGTGAGCCATATGCTCGTTGGAGTAAACCTGTGGTTGTCGTGGAACTCGTGGTTCATTTCTTTGTGTGGATGGAGTGACTTACAGAAAGGTACTTGGAATTGTTTTCCTACAGTCCCTTGCATTAAGCTAATTAATCAAATGAAATAAGAATTCATTTTTTCTATGTCAAGATGATGTGTGCTTAGGCCAACATGGTCACCGTTGAAGTTATGATCCAAGCTAGCCATCAAACTTAGAACAACTCGAATGGAACTCATCTTTGACAACTGGAGAGAATATCTCATCAAAGTCAATACCTTTTCTTCTGCTTGAAGCCCTTTACTATCAATCGAGCTTTGTACTTCACTAGCTTTTCACCATTCATCTTTAGCTTAAACACCCATTTATTTCTTAGAGCCGTTTTACCTTTAGAAAGCTCTACCAAATCATAAGTGTCATTCTTCTCTATAAAACTTATCTCTTCCTGCATAGCCTTCACCCAACTCTGCTTGTTCTTGTGAGTGTGCACTTTACGAAAGCTCTTTGGCTCCCCTCTTCAGTAAGCAAAACAAACTCTGATTTAGAATATCTGGTTGATGGACGATGCTTCCTGGTAGACCTCCTAATCCGAAACTCTACCGTAGTAGGCTGCCCCGTGCTCAACACTCTCTGGCAGAGTAGACTGCTCCCTCTACTCAAACAAATCGTCCTCATCAACAACTGACTCATTACCTTGGTCTTCAACTTGCATCTCTTCTCTATCAGTGGCACTTCCTAGAGGCAAAGAGATAGATGTAAAGTCAGGAACGCCTTCAACTGCTTGACTGGGCTTCTTTTGAAAGTCTATCAAGATATTGTCTTCATGAAAAATCACATCTATACTTCTGatgattttcttcttctctggATCCCATAGCCTGTAGCTAAATTCTGCATCTCCATAACCAACAAATATACAAGGAATAGCTTTATCATCAAGCTTTGCATGCTGTTTGTTAGGCACATGTGCAAATGCCTTGCACCCAAATACCTTCAAATGAGAGTAGGAAACATCCTTCCTTGTTCACATTTTTTTAGGAATATCAAAACCTAAAAAAACTGATGGAGACCAGTCGATTACATAGCACACGGTAAGTACATCTGACTTTCTCTATAATGGTGCGATTTATCCTCTCTGCAACCATGAGTATTGGGCCGCTAATTGGGCCGCTAGATGGGCTGACATGGACCAAAGTCGACAGCCCATCTGGAGGCCACTACCCGTTGCTTCGAGTGGAGAGAAATTGATGTACGGTGGTTCAGTCGTCGAACCCTTCAAAATCCTTCTATTTTCTGACCCCACGTCACTATTCCTCCCTCACTGTTCTCCTCCTTCCTTGGAGACAGAGTTTCCTGAACGAATGTCTGTGTCATCGGGGAAGGTGCTTGCGCCTCCTCCCCGAAGCTAGGTAAGCTCCCGACCACCTTATTTTTCCTTTCCCAGCCTTCTTCCCTCCCGATTTACTCGGgataacagagagagagagaaagaaagaaagaaagaaagggagacTCACCTCTTGCGGCCGCCATGGGTTTCATCTCGCCGGCGCCGCTGGCCTCGGCCTGGGGCACCGCGACGCCGCTGGCCCTAGCCGGCTGCTCTCAGCGCGTCTTCTCTGTCGGGGGGAGAGAGGGCCGGCCGCCGCTTCCCGAGCTCTTTCCTCTGCGGGAGCGAGAGAGGGCCGGCCGCCGCGAGCCGCTAGCTGCCCACAGGCCTCAGGCCAACCCCCACACGAGCTTACCTTCCTCCTTTCgtgggagaagaaagagaagagaagagggaagaaaagaaagaaaagagaaggaaaggaaggttcggggaagaaggaaagaaaagaagaagaaaagaaaacgaaaaagagaagagaaaggaggagaaaagaaaagatgaaaaaaaaggagaagaaaagaaaaagaaaaagaaaaagaaagagaactaAAAGAatcgaaaggaaaaaaaaagaaaaaaagagaaggccCGTCGTGGGCTGAATTGGGTCAAGCTTGGGCTCTATTCATTGTGGGGCCCAGTTCAGCCATATTGTGCCCAGTTGGGCCGTACccattgtgggcccaacttgggcccagttcagccaTATTGTGCCCAGTTGGGCCGTACccattgtgggcccaacttgggctcaGTTCAGCCGTGTGGAATCTtgttgggccgtgtccaatagtattttaggttttgcttagctctgagattaataaaaaaattaattacattctaatgatatttaaataggtgCACCTGACCTGTTTGTCTGAAGTAGAAATTAAGCGAAAAGagataagtaacttaatacttcaatgtgtgttttctaaattatttgataaattaaTTATCAGTAGATTAAATTTTGAGATATATTTTGtacttagtaaaatgggtcagacatattaaatataatttgaaaattttgttatatgctATGAAATATGTAAAATTTGACTAAGCAAATTATCtattttgtatgtatgtattcccAGCATGGTTACGTTTTGGCTCCGCCAATAGAGATTATTTGTTGGCGCTGTCGACTTGTATCTGTGAGAGACTAGTTTCAACACCattgtcattggtgattagaatagtgattTTTGGACACCGTTTTCAGCAATGACTAGAATAGTGGTTTTTGGACATCGTTGCCACCGATGGTTAATAATAGTAGTTTTTGGCACTTGTGCAACTCATGCCATTGGGTTATGTGGCCATAGCCTATTAATTCTGGGAGTCTAATATCAAAGTTTTTGTGAaaattagggtttagggtttagggtttagggtttttggGTTTTGGATTTTTGGGTTTTGGGTTGGTAATAAGTTTCAAAAGGAAGGGTACTTGAAATTGTTTTCCTACAATCCCTTGCATTAAGCTAATTAATCAAATGAAATAAGAATTCATTTTTTCTATGTCAAGATGATGTGTGCTTAGGCCAACGTGGTCACCGTTAAAGTTATGAACGGATATGGACATCTGGACCCTTTAAAATGGTACGTGTCCTTTTATTTGCGAAGTTATCCATAACTTGTTTCAGTATTACTTATTTGGTTTGCCTCTTAACCACTTATCTAGATCCCATATGTTGCTGTTACAATCTGAGGTCGGTCTCCTGCTGAGGTATAATGAGGCCGGCCGAAATTAAGATGAAAGGCAGGTTCGCCAAGAGAATGCCGATGGTTCTGCATCACGAATTCAGTAGGCAAGCACGACCTACAAAGAAATCTACTTGTTGGAAGGTTTCTGTCTAGAAACCCTCCAATGTTTAAATCAGGAGAAATGTAAAGCAACaatggaagaaagagagagaagcagAGTGGGAGGTGCTCGAGAGAAAGATAGAACTTGAGCGTGCTTATACGAGAATCCCATGATCATCCCTATATATATAGAATGGAATGAGTATACATTACCTTATTCGTTTGGAAGCATAGTAATTGCATGGTAACAAATACCTGCGATGTTAATTGTGTATTTATGGTCAGGTTGAGTCGACCGCCATAAGTGTGCCCTTTTAATGATCCTTGACGTCACTCTACAGCTAATTCTACTAGAATAGAATATCAGTCTGTACTAAAGTCATTCAccttagaaagaaaaaatcagTACTCTGTTGCGGTATATCCCCTTTCCGACATCCCCTCGAGATTCTAGACCTCTTCCGCGCTCTCATCCTGCTGGGCCCTCACACATGGACCGATCTATAGGATCTTTAGATAATTTTTTATGCAGTTCAACAACCCAACCCAATATCCTGATCCCAAGAGGACATCCGTGGGTCACCAACTTCCAGCCCAGGTCTTGGACGGCGAGAATGCACTACAGTCCAAAACTCTACTTCTTGCTGACTGGTGTAACTAACCGTTGCCCACACGTTGCTACGCGGCGAAGGCCATACGACGTGTAACTATGAACGTGCCCCATCCCTCTCTGCGAGCCCAGGGCACATCTCTAAGCTAAACCCAAAACACAAAGCACTGCAAACCCCTGCCCGGCCTCTGGTTCCTGTGCGAGGTCGCGTATTTGGTGGCTGTTTCGTCGCATGTATACCGACGTCACATGAAACGTGAACTCCCTCGCCAGAGACATGCGACAGCGAAACTGCAACGGGAGCTGGCTCGGAAAGGGCTGGCGTCCATCCGCTCCCCGCCCCGATCCACCGACACGCGTCCGAACTCGTAACCGTCGCTCGCGCATCCCGCCACCCCCCATCACTCGCTCCGCTCCATGGCTTCGCTCATCGCTCCCCGTTCGCGCTATACAGTTCGCTACAGCTGTATGGGGCCCACTTTAGGACTCTTCCGAGGCTTCCACAGGGGTCCACCCCAGCCGTTGTTCTAAATTGGACACGTCAGCCTAAACGCCTCGGCAGTTGTCCCGAGCGAGACAACCCGGAACACCCTGACGCATACCATCCTTCCCCACTGTTAAATCCCGATCCTAGCATCCGTGAGGCCACGTATGTCGGTAGGGGAAATCTCGACCGTCCACGTCCCGACCAGCCAGCGTCCCCGTTGTGATGCACCCGCTGTACCGTCTAAGCGTCGCCGGCGTCCGTCGATCGCATCGCGACATCCGACGGCTGCGATTCCTTTATCCCCTCTTCGCTCCAAGTGTTTGATGGCATGCTTAGCTGCCGGTTCCTACGCTTGACACCAAGCAGCGAGCGGAGACAAGGACGACGAGCTTAAAAGGAGACGACGAGGGATGGCGGAAGGCACCGATACCCCTATCCTTGCCCCCAGGCCCAAGGAGGAGGAGTCGGACGGAGCTCCCACCATTCAAGCCAAAATGGGCGGTTCCAGTCCTGGGAATTTCCAAGCTCCGCCTCCGAAGAGGCAGCAGGGCCCGCAGGAGAGCTCCGACGATGAAGCGCCGCCTAAGCGGGTCCGGAGCGTGGGCCAGAGCTCTGGATCCACTCCCGAGGCGCCTCCTTCCCCTAATCCCGCTCCGCCGGTGGCGGGATTCGATCCTCCTGTCGCTCTCGCTGCCGACGGAGCTGCAGCTCCCCAGGCGTCCGCCGCGGAGGCCGCCGCCGTCCCGGCCGTCGGCGTGGACGTGGAACCTCCGGGCCGGCTCCAGACCCTGCAGCCGTTCGGGGTCACTTCGCTGATCGGGAGACGGCGAACAATGGAGGACACCTACAAGGTGGCCCTCGGGTTCACTCACTCGCTGGTGGAAGGGGAGCCGGCGTATGACTTCTTCGGGGTGTATGATGGCCACGGTGGATCCGCGGCGGCGAAGTTCTGCCGTGATAACCTGCATTTGGTTCTGGCGGTCGAGGTGGAGAGGCTGCGGCGGTTGGCGGGGGAGGAGCTGGGGGAGCTGGAGCTGTGGCAGAGGGCCATGGCGGATTGCTTTGACAGGGTAGACCGGGAGATGCTGTTCATGGTGCCACAGGATATATTGGTTGGCTCGACGGCGGTCGTTGCAGTTGTGGGGACGAGGTCAATCATAATAGCCAACTGCGGCGACTCAAGGGCGGTGCTCTGCCGCAATGGAATCGCCGTTCCCGTCACCTCTGATCACAAGGTTTGCGTTTTTCATCTACGGATTAAAACTTTATTCTGTGGGCTTTTTTGCCATTACCTTACCATCATATGCTTTT
It includes:
- the LOC103702964 gene encoding endoglucanase 19-like gives rise to the protein MAGGLALLLHVMLVLVPFAVAGHDYGKALSKSILFFEAQRSGYLPSNQRVTWRANSGLLDGKANGVNLVGGYYDAGDNVKFGLPMAFTITMMSWSIVEYGKQMAGSGELGHAMDAVKWGTDYLIKAHPEPNVLYGEVGDGNTDHSCWQRPEDMTTSRQAYRIDVNHPGSDLAGESAAAMASASLVFRRSDPAYSNQLLTHAKQLFEFADKYRGKYDSSITVAQKYYQSYSGYDDELLWAAAWLYQATNDRYYLDYLANNGDALGGTGWGMAEFGWDVKYAGAQVLASKFLLQGKAAEHSSVLERYQQKAELFMCSCIGKGSRNVQRTPGGLLFRQNWNNLQFATSASFLLTVYSDYLSSAGKTAQCSSGTATPSELLAFAKSQVDYILGDNPRATSYMVGYGSTYPQQVHHRASSIVSIKVNPSFVSCTGGYATWFRRKASDPNLLDGAIVGGPDAYDNFADERDNYEQTEPATYNNAPVLGVLARLNGGNAGFNQLLPVAVPTPNVPAKNEKPKTSPQPKQSPAPATKAPSPLTVEQKATTSWIAKGRTYYRYSVVVTNKSSKTVKDLNISISKLFGPLWGLNKSRYGYGFPTWLNSLSAGKSLEFVYIHPASPADVWISGYKLA
- the LOC103703044 gene encoding protein phosphatase 2C 51-like; its protein translation is MAEGTDTPILAPRPKEEESDGAPTIQAKMGGSSPGNFQAPPPKRQQGPQESSDDEAPPKRVRSVGQSSGSTPEAPPSPNPAPPVAGFDPPVALAADGAAAPQASAAEAAAVPAVGVDVEPPGRLQTLQPFGVTSLIGRRRTMEDTYKVALGFTHSLVEGEPAYDFFGVYDGHGGSAAAKFCRDNLHLVLAVEVERLRRLAGEELGELELWQRAMADCFDRVDREMLFMVPQDILVGSTAVVAVVGTRSIIIANCGDSRAVLCRNGIAVPVTSDHKPNRLDEMQRLIRAGGKVIDWNGYRVMGVLATSRALGDYCLKPFVSAEPEVSVINRTEEDEFLILASDGLWDVASNEFACRVVRQCLKGQLPTTSQNVVLQPAASQAASLLAELAIARESFDNVSVVVVQLKKM